The following coding sequences lie in one Capsicum annuum cultivar UCD-10X-F1 chromosome 5, UCD10Xv1.1, whole genome shotgun sequence genomic window:
- the LOC107871944 gene encoding uncharacterized protein K02A2.6-like — protein sequence MVKYDTCILGLRLAIDLNVQEILVIGDSDLLIHQVRAWGMDLIGPIEPAASNGHRFILVAIDYSTKWVAVTSHKSVTKKVVDDFGRSIIICRLGIPESIITDNSSNLNSDLMKATCEKFKIKHRNSIAYRPQMNGAVEAANKNIKRILCKRVDNSRQWRERLPFALLGHRTTIRTSTGAKPYFLVYGNEVVILDEMEIPSLRVIQEAELSDAE from the exons ATGGTCAAATATGACACCTGTATCCTAGGGCTCCGTTTGGCTATTGACTTGAATGTCCAAGAGATATTGGTgattggagattcagacttattGATCCATCAGGTACGAG CTTGGGGCATGGACCTTATTGGTCCCATTGAGCCAGCCGCATCCAATGGTCACAGGTTCATCCTTGTTGCAATTGACTACTCCACCAAGTGGGTAGCAGTCACTTCTCACAAATCAGTCACAAAGAAGGTCGTAGATGACTTCGGTCGAAGCATTATCATTTGCCGATTAGGAATTCCCGAATCCATTATCACCGATAATAGTTCCAACCTCAACAGTGACCTAATGAAAGCAACATGTGAGAAGTTCAAGATCAAGCATCGGAATTCCATAGCATACAGGCCACAAATGAACGGAGCAGTTGAGGCTgcaaataagaatatcaagaggATCCTGTGCAAGAGGGTTGACAACAGTCGACAATGGCGTGAAAGGCTACCTTTTGCATTGCTGGGGCACCGTACCACAATCAGGACATCCACAGGTGCTAAGCCTTATTTTTTGGTTTATGGCAATGAAGTAGTGATACTGGATGAGATGGAAATACCATCTTTGAGAGTCATCCAGGAAGCAGAATTGAGTGATGCCGAATAG